The genomic segment TGCGGCCTGTGCTTTTACTTTGCCACCAAGCTGGTCAGAGACCAACAGCAGCAGGTGTATGTGTTGGACGGGAGCATCCCGTTTATGGCAGAGCGCAGTAAGAATGAGATGACCTTTGACATTGAGGCCAAGGCACACATCCAGTTGTTCCATCAGTATTTCTTCAACCTCTCGCCAGATGACGAGTATCTGAAGTGGACGTTTGGTAAGGCAATGTATCTGGCTGATGAGAGTGCTTTGAGACAGAAACAAGCCATCGAGGAAACAGGATTTTATTCACAGTTGCTCTCCAGTTCAGCCGTAGAGACCATCGTAGCAGACAGTATCGAACTCGACAAAGACCAGATGAGCTTCAAGTATTACGGTACGCAGATGATTAAGCGCCGAACCAACAGCGTAAGGCGTAGCATCATTACCGTAGGAAAGCTGCAGAACGTACCAAGGACGCAGAACAATCCCCATGGTCTGCTGATTACCAACTGGCGTACGCTGGAAAATAAAGACCTGAAATCATATTAAGTGAAAAGTGAATAATAAAGTACCATGAATATATTCAAGAATAAGCAAACACACGAGTATAAGGAAAAGGAGCGTTACCGACTGAGAAGAGCCAGAATCTGGGGCTATAAGATAGGAAAGAAATACGCTATCGGAGAGAAGATTGCCAAGGCCAATGCCTGGGCAGACGGTCACAGACGCAAGACTGCAGGAATCTTGTTCTCCGTGAATGCCACCATCTACGTTATCGGTTTCCTGCTGTGTATGTCTGGAAATGACAGTAATAGCATCAATGACCCCATGCAGGACTTTGCTCAGGTACAGCCCATGTTTGCACAGCTGCATCGTATCGAAGACATGAAGACCGTTCAGAAGAATACCTTTGTGACTCTGAGCAATAGGGCAGTAAGACTGAAACACGAGGTCGATTCGCTGATGGCCAAGCCCGGTAAGACCCATGCAGATTCCGTGCTTGCACTCGAAAAGTATGATGAACTCCAAACGATTATGAATAAATAACCAAATAAGAAAAGAACCATGAAGATAGATTTCAAGAAGATTGATTTTCGACAGGGAAAGTACTGGTTCCCGCTGGTACTCTTCGTTCCCTTGGTAGCCATAGCCTATTTCTCCTGTGAGATGTTCAAAGGTCCGACAGAGCAGACAGGTATGGTCACCGACAGTATCAATACCATGATGCCAGAGCCGGCAGGTGACGGTCTGCATGGCAAGTTTGCTGCCATGGAGGACAATATCCTCAGAGGCGACGGCTATACCGCCATCAATGCCCTTGGCGCGGAAGAGCAGGGAGAGAGCGATGACGAGAACGTGTATAGCGAGAGTGAGATGGACAGAATCGACAAGGAGAAGGCAGAGAAGAAACGCCAGGAGCAAGAGATGGTAGCCCTCCAACAGCAGCTCAAAGAGTCGAGGATGCACATCAACCAATATGATGACCGCTATACCGGCCATAGCAGTAATGGCAGTCAGCAGCGGGAGATGGAGCAGTTTGAGGAGCAGATGCGCCAGATCCAGGAGCGAAGCAGGAAGATGGCACGGGACATCACTGGTGATGACTATCCTTCAAGGAATGGTCAGCAGGCACAGCCCAATCTGAATGGCCAGATAGCAGGCTATGACATCTACGGCAATCCTATCATGGCTAACCAACAGCCCAAGAAAGACACCATAGCCGTTGTTGCCAAGGCTGATGATACCCATGCGGAAAGCTTCAATACCATTGCTGATGATGAAAAGCTCGATGCCCCACTGATTAAGGCCATGATAGACAAGACCACCAAAGCCCATGAGGGAACCAGACTCCGCTTCAAGCTGTTGGATGATGTAGTTGTTATGGGTGTGAAGCTGAAGAAAGGCACCTACCTCTATGGAACAGTGACCGGCTTCGGTCAGCAGCGAGTGATGGCAGACATCACGAGTATTCTGGTGAAGGATAAGTTCCTGAAGATTCACCTGTCAGTCTATGACCTTGACGGTATGAAGGGATTTTACGTACCTGAGTCAGCCTTTAGGGATATGATGAAGAATGCCGGTAGTGCTGCCATGCAGAGCAACATCAGCTTTGACTCCAACGGTGGTAGCGGTATCTCAGCACAGGCACTGGCTCTGCAGGCTCTGCAGAATGCCTATCAGAGTACATCAAGTGCCATTTCACAGGCTATTAAGAAAAACAAGGCAAAGATTAAGTATAACACCATTGTATATCTGATTAACGAACAGTAAGACAGAATAACAATTAAAGACATAATAACAGAATAACAAAAGAGTAACCATGAAAAGTATGAAAAAGATTCTATTTGTAGCAGTGGCTTTGATGGCCATGAGCACAACCAATGTAAGTGCAGAGACAACACAGTCCAATGACGTATATCTGAGCACCATCTATGTCAACGAGCAGGTAACCACCCACTTGATTATGCCAGAGACCATTCGCTTGGTGGATATCTCCACTGATACCATCGTTGGCAACCAGGTCAATGACAATATCGTGCGTCTGAAACCCAAAGGTGCGATGCAGGACTATGAGCAAGCTGGCATCGTGACTGTCATCGGAGAACGGCATATCGCCCAGTATAAGTTGGTCTATCGTAGTTGTCTGCCCTTTGCCAGTACCCGCTTCACTGTTCCGTACTGGGATATGCAGGAATACCAGAATCCTGATGTGAGTATGTCTGTAGGAGAGATGAGCCGCTATGCCATCCGTATCTTTAACACCAAGCGCAGTGTGGAGAATATCCATACCAAGAAAGACAAGATGAAGGCATGGGTGAACCATATCTGTTCGGCAGGTGACTACTTCTTCATTGACTTCTCACTGGAGAACAAGACCAAGATACCATACGACATTTCAGAGATACGCGTCAAGCTGGAGGATAAGAAGCAGAAGAAAGCCACCAACTACCAGAGTGTTGAGCTGACACCAGAGTATATGCTGAACTGCAACAAGCACTTCAAGAAGCGCTACCGTAATGTGCTGGCGGTAAAGAAGCTCACCTTCCCAAAGGCCAAGGTCCTGAAGATCGAGGTCAGTGAGAACCAGATTTCCGGCAGAACCATCGAGCTGAACATCAACTATGATGATGTGCTGGATGCCGATTGCTTTGACGATTAAACAAACAAAGGTAGAAGAAGAGCATGATTCAGGAAACCAAGGAACAGCAGCAGATGTATAATCTGTTCCGATCGTTCATCTATATTTTCTTGATTATCGAGTTGGTGATGCATATGCCTGTCCATACAGGGAGTAGCATTGCCAACTCCTTTTTGCAGATGATAGCCAGACTGGGCTTTTTTAATTCTGTGGTGTCGTGTAAGGTGATAGAGTTGGTGACCATCTTGATTACCTGTGCAGGAACAACGGCACGACGGAGCTTGAAGTTTGATGTGAGGACGATGGTCGTCTATCCCTGTGCGGCAGGAATCACCCTGACCGTGCTATGTATCTTTGTCCAGCCCAGTCATTGGGGAACCCATATTGCAGGCTATTCGCTGAACCGCATTCTCTATCTTGTTACCTCGATAACAGGCGTGATGTGTATTCACCGAAGCCTCGATGCCATTGCGCAGTACTTTAACTGCAAACTCGGTGAAGACCGCTTTAACTTTGAGAACGAGAGCTTCCAACAATGTGAGCAGTTGGTGGAGAATAAGTATAGCGTCAATATCCCGATGATCTTCTACTATAAGGGACGAATGCGAAAAGGCTGGTGCAATGTGGTGAACCCTTTCCGAGGTACATGGGTAGTAGGAACACCAGGTAGCGGTAAGTCTTTCTCTGTGGTAGAACCCTTCATCCGACAACACTCAGCCAAGGGCTTTTCGTTAGTTGTCTATGACTACAAGTTTCCAGCACTTGCAGAGATGACCTTTTACCACTTTAACAAGAATAAAATGCTTGGTAATATCCCCAAAGATATGAACTTCAATATCATCAACTTTACCGATGTGGAGTACTCCAACAGAGTGAACCCCATCCAACGGAAGTACATCCCAGATTTGAGTGCTGCCTCAGAGACAGCAGCCACACTGCTTGCAGCCCTGAACAAAGGTGCAGGACAGGCAGGCGGTGGCGGAAGTGACAAGTTCTTTACCAACTCTGCTGAAAACTTTCTGGCAGCCATCATCTATTTCTTTGTTACCTTCCGTCCTGTGGCATGGAAGAACGGCAGAAAACTGCATCACATGATTATCAGTGACGGACGAAAACTGGAAATCAAGATACGGATGTGGGATGACTATGTGGCATTGGATAAAGATGGTAATGTCGTTCTTGACTTCACTGATAATGACGGTAATAATGTCAGCACCGATGCCGATGGTATGCCAGTCACCTTGAAAGGCTTTTCGTATGTCGATAGAGAGGGGAGAGTAGTCTTTATCGAAGATGAGTTCTACGAGGATGATGAAGGATGTATCACCCAGCCCGACACCTTTACGGGCGAGTATAGTGACATGCCCCATGTACTCAGCTTCCTGCAGCTCAGTTATGAAGATTCCTTTAATATCCTAATGCAAGATGAAAACATCATGTCGCTGATGGCCCCATTCAAGAGTGCCTACGATAATAATGCCATGGATCAGTTGGAAGGTATGGTTGGAACACTTCGTGTCAACGCTGCA from the Prevotella sp. E15-22 genome contains:
- the traK gene encoding conjugative transposon protein TraK, producing MLIESLEKKTKLAMFTVLLAVCASTVICGLCFYFATKLVRDQQQQVYVLDGSIPFMAERSKNEMTFDIEAKAHIQLFHQYFFNLSPDDEYLKWTFGKAMYLADESALRQKQAIEETGFYSQLLSSSAVETIVADSIELDKDQMSFKYYGTQMIKRRTNSVRRSIITVGKLQNVPRTQNNPHGLLITNWRTLENKDLKSY
- the traM gene encoding conjugative transposon protein TraM, with amino-acid sequence MKIDFKKIDFRQGKYWFPLVLFVPLVAIAYFSCEMFKGPTEQTGMVTDSINTMMPEPAGDGLHGKFAAMEDNILRGDGYTAINALGAEEQGESDDENVYSESEMDRIDKEKAEKKRQEQEMVALQQQLKESRMHINQYDDRYTGHSSNGSQQREMEQFEEQMRQIQERSRKMARDITGDDYPSRNGQQAQPNLNGQIAGYDIYGNPIMANQQPKKDTIAVVAKADDTHAESFNTIADDEKLDAPLIKAMIDKTTKAHEGTRLRFKLLDDVVVMGVKLKKGTYLYGTVTGFGQQRVMADITSILVKDKFLKIHLSVYDLDGMKGFYVPESAFRDMMKNAGSAAMQSNISFDSNGGSGISAQALALQALQNAYQSTSSAISQAIKKNKAKIKYNTIVYLINEQ
- the traN gene encoding conjugative transposon protein TraN is translated as MKKILFVAVALMAMSTTNVSAETTQSNDVYLSTIYVNEQVTTHLIMPETIRLVDISTDTIVGNQVNDNIVRLKPKGAMQDYEQAGIVTVIGERHIAQYKLVYRSCLPFASTRFTVPYWDMQEYQNPDVSMSVGEMSRYAIRIFNTKRSVENIHTKKDKMKAWVNHICSAGDYFFIDFSLENKTKIPYDISEIRVKLEDKKQKKATNYQSVELTPEYMLNCNKHFKKRYRNVLAVKKLTFPKAKVLKIEVSENQISGRTIELNINYDDVLDADCFDD
- a CDS encoding type IV secretory system conjugative DNA transfer family protein → MIQETKEQQQMYNLFRSFIYIFLIIELVMHMPVHTGSSIANSFLQMIARLGFFNSVVSCKVIELVTILITCAGTTARRSLKFDVRTMVVYPCAAGITLTVLCIFVQPSHWGTHIAGYSLNRILYLVTSITGVMCIHRSLDAIAQYFNCKLGEDRFNFENESFQQCEQLVENKYSVNIPMIFYYKGRMRKGWCNVVNPFRGTWVVGTPGSGKSFSVVEPFIRQHSAKGFSLVVYDYKFPALAEMTFYHFNKNKMLGNIPKDMNFNIINFTDVEYSNRVNPIQRKYIPDLSAASETAATLLAALNKGAGQAGGGGSDKFFTNSAENFLAAIIYFFVTFRPVAWKNGRKLHHMIISDGRKLEIKIRMWDDYVALDKDGNVVLDFTDNDGNNVSTDADGMPVTLKGFSYVDREGRVVFIEDEFYEDDEGCITQPDTFTGEYSDMPHVLSFLQLSYEDSFNILMQDENIMSLMAPFKSAYDNNAMDQLEGMVGTLRVNAARLVSQEAYWVFSGDDFDLKVSDPKKPSYLIIANDPEKEQVIGSLNALILNRLTTRVNSGQGKNVPVSIIIDELPTLYFHKIDRLIGTARSNKVSVTMAFQELPQLEADYGKNGMQKVITTCGNVFAGSARNKETLEWLQNDIFGKVKQTTQSISINDERVSTSFNEKMDCLVPAAKIADMATGWICGQTARDFTPTEAAAMHSVNLEETDEFKTTKFFCKTNFDMSHIEEEKKHYTPLPKKYCFENEHEKEVMLARNFRRINEEVTQLTASLLGKENAQ